The following proteins are co-located in the Apium graveolens cultivar Ventura chromosome 5, ASM990537v1, whole genome shotgun sequence genome:
- the LOC141661895 gene encoding cytochrome c oxidase subunit 5b-1, mitochondrial, which yields MWRRLSTQLRPLAASRSNRFIGPYVSSSTTSFRPSASLFSRFLSAPSGDGVKKVEDIMPIATGHEREELEAELQGRDILDINFPEGPFGTKEAPAVVKSYYDKRIVGCPGVDGEDEHDVVWFWLEKGKPHECPVCSQYFVLEVVGPGGPPDGHGDDHH from the exons ATGTGGAGAAGACTTTCTACGCAGCTCCGACCTCTCGCCGCTTCTCGATCCAATCGCTTCATCGGACCCTACGTTTCTTCTTCTACGACGTCGTTTCGCCCATCCGCTTCTCTATTCTCTCGCTTTCTCAGCGCTCCTTCAG GAGATGGTGTTAAGAAAGTTGAAGATATAATGCCTATTGCTACTGGTCATGAGCGTGAGGAGCTTGAAGCTGAGCTTCAA GGACGGGATATTCTGGATATTAACTTTCCTGAAGGTCCTTTTGGTACCAAG GAAGCACCTGCCGTTGTTAAATCCTACTATGACAAAAGAATTGTTGGATGCCCCGGAGTAGACGGAG AGGATGAGCATGATGTTGTTTGGTTCTGGCTAGAGAAAGGCAAGCCACACGAGTGCCCAGTATGTTCACAGTACTTTGTG CTGGAAGTTGTTGGCCCAGGAGGACCCCCAGATGGTCATGGTGACGATCATCACTAA
- the LOC141661897 gene encoding uncharacterized protein LOC141661897: MSYTNSSLGSGSRTGRRAFEFGRTYVVRPKGKHQATIVWLHGLGDNGSSWSQLLENLPLPNIKWICPTAPTRPVALLGGFPCTAWFDVGELSEDAPDDFEGLDGSAAHIANLLSTEPADIKLGIGGFSMGAATALYSATCFAQGKYGNGIPYPINLRTIIGLSGWLPGSRSLRNKIEGSNEAVRRAASLPILLCHGICDEVVPYKYGESSSHCLSLSGFRYLSFKTYDGLGHYTVPKEMDEVCNWLQARLGLEGSR; this comes from the exons ATGAGTTATACCAATTCTTCTCTGGGTTCTG GTAGCAGAACAGGTAGAAGGGCCTTTGAGTTCGGAAGAACTTATGTGGTGAGGCCTAAAGGGAAACACCAAGCTACAATAGTTTGGCTGCATGGTCTTGGAGATAATGGCTCAAG CTGGTCTCAGCTCCTGGAAAATCTTCCTCTTCCGAAT ATTAAATGGATCTGTCCAACTGCTCCAACTCGTCCAGTGGCTCTACTTGGTGGATTCCCCTGCACTGCAT GGTTTGATGTGGGAGAGCTTTCAGAAGATGCTCCGGATGATTTTGAGGGTTTAGATGGTTCAGCTGCACATATTGCAAACTTGTTATCAACAGAACCTGCTGACA TTAAGCTTGGTATTGGGGGATTTAGTATGGGTGCTGCAACTGCTCTCTACTCTGCCACCTGCTTTGCACAGGGAAAATATGGAAACGGCATTCCTTACCCAATCAACCTGAGGACTATTATTGGTCTCAGCGGGTGGCTTCCTGGTTCAAG GAGCTTAAGGAACAAGATAGAAGGTTCAAATGAAGCTGTGAGGCGTGCTGCATCGTTGCCTATTTTGCTCTGTCATGGAATCT GTGATGAAGTTGTTCCTTATAAGTATGGAGAAAGCTCCAGCCACTGCTTAAGCTTATCTGGATTTCGTTATCTCTCATTCAAAACCTATGACGG GCTGGGACATTACACAGTGCCCAAGGAGATGGACGAGGTCTGCAATTGGCTACAGGCGAGGCTAGGACTAGAGGGGTCACGCTGA
- the LOC141661899 gene encoding periodic tryptophan protein 2: MNFRFQNLLGAPYRGGNVTVVNNTLLISPVGNRITVTDLNNSETITLPFQSSSNITRIAASNDGVFLLTVDENNRCLFINLRRRAVLHRITFKKRVGCVKFSRDGKLIAVALGKLVQIWRSPGFKKEFFPFELVRTFAECNEKVTALEWSEDSGYLLAGSKDLAVRLFCLKKSGSGNGKAFMFLGHRDAIVGVFFGFDKIDKVPRVYTVSRDGAIFSWIYNDVGEDVEMEDSEPVSPGTPDQNGDGIENGKKRKHVEGGLSDENGPSDENGCMLHKGKWELLKKDYFMQSPAKLTACDFHSGLDLVVVGFSSGVFGLYKMPEFTCIHLLSISREKITTATFNDLGNWLTFGCAKLGQLLVWDWKPESYILKQQGHYFDVNCIAYSPDSQLMATGADDNKIKVWTVSSGFCFVTFSEHTNAVTALHFMPNNHCLLSASLDGTVRAWDLFRYRNFRTFTTPSSKQFVSLAADQSGEVICAGTLDSFEIFVWSMKTGRLLDVLSGHEGPVHGLTFSPTNAILASSSWDKSVRLWDVFQGKGVVETFPHTHDVLTVVYRPDGKQLACSTLDGQIHFWDPIDGLLMFTIEGRRDIAGGRLMTDRRSAANSTSGKCFTSLCYSADGNYILAGGSSKYICMYDVADQVLLRRFQITHNLSLDGVLDFLNSKNMTDAGPLNLIDDDNSDTEEGVDKQTRGNLSYNLPGSMPNNGRPVIQTKCLRIAPTGRSWAAATTEGVLVYSIDDSFIFDPTDLDIDVTPEAVDTALSEDHFDKALILSLRLNEDALIKRCIISVFPADIPAVVSSIPTRYLQRLIEALAELLEKCPHLEFILRWCQELCKVHGNSIQQNSRNLLPALKSLQKAITRTRQDLAETCSSNEYLLRYLCSSSS; the protein is encoded by the exons ATGAACTTCAGGTTCCAGAACCTTCTCGGAGCTCCATACAGAGGCGGCAACGTAACAGTTGTCAACAACACTCTGCTAATCTCACCTGTCGGTAACCGAATCACAGTTACAGACCTAAATAACTCGGAAACTATAACTCTCCCTTTTCAATCCTCTTCTAACATCACCCGCATCGCCGCCTCAAACGACGGCGTTTTTCTACTCACTGTCGATGAGAATAATCGTTGTTTGTTTATTAATCTCCGTCGCCGCGCGGTTCTTCACCGAATTACTTTTAAGAAGCGTGTTGGTTGTGTTAAGTTTAGTCGTGATGGGAAATTAATAGCGGTGGCGTTGGGGAAATTGGTGCAGATTTGGCGGTCGCCGGGGTTTAAGAAGGAGTTTTTTCCGTTTGAATTGGTGAGGACTTTTGCGGAGTGTAATGAGAAAGTTACGGCATTGGAGTGGAGTGAGGATTCGGGGTATTTGCTTGCGGGATCGAAGGATTTGGCGGTTAGGTTGTTTTGTTTGAAGAAATCGGGGAGTGGGAATGGGAAGGCGTTTATGTTTTTAGGGCATAGGGATGCAATTGTTGGGGTTTTTTTCGGGTTTGATAAGATAGATAAGGTTCCTAGGGTCTATACGGTGTCGAGAGATGGGGCGATTTTTAGTTGGATTTATAATGATGTTGGTGAGGATGTGGAAATGGAGGATTCAGAGCCGGTGTCTCCGGGGACACCTGATCAAAATGGGGATGGGATTGAGAATGGGAAGAAGCGGAAACATGTTGAGGGTGGATTGAGTGATGAGAATGGACCGAGTGATGAGAATGGGTGTATGTTGCATAAAGGGAAATGGGAGTTGTTGAAGAAGGATTATTTTATGCAGTCACCGGCAAAGTTGACAGCTTGTGATTTTCATAGTGGTCTTGATCTTGTGGTGGTGGGGTTTTCGAGTGGAGTGTTTGGTCTTTATAAGATGCCTGAATTTACTTGTATTCATTTGTTGTCGATATCTCGAGAAAAGATTACCACTGCTACGTTTAATGATCTCGGGAATTGGCTGACGTTTGGGTGTGCAAAACTTGGACAATTGCTTGTGTGGGATTGGAAACCGGAAAGCTACATATTGAAACAGCAAGGGCATTATTTTGATGTGAACTGTATTGCGTATTCCCCTGATTCCCAGCTCATGGCTACTGGTGCAGATGATAACAAGATCAAG GTGTGGACTGTTTCCTCGGGGTTTTGTTTTGTGACATTCTCTGAGCACACAAATGCAGTCACAGCCCTCCATTTCATGCCAAACAACCACTGTCTTTTAAGTGCATCTCTGGATGGTACTGTTCGTGCGTGGGATCTATTTCGGTACCGCAATTTTAGGACATTTACCACCCCTTCTTCCAAGCAGTTTGTGTCTTTAGCAGCTGACCAAAGTGGGGAAGTAATTTGTGCCGGAACCCTTGATTCATTTGAG ATATTTGTATGGTCAATGAAGACAGGACGGTTGTTGGATGTACTCAGCGGCCATGAAGGACCTGTTCATGGGTTGACATTTTCTCCCACTAAT GCAATTCTAGCTTCGTCATCTTGGGATAAATCTGTTCGTTTATGGGATGTTTTTCAAGGGAAAGGCGTGGTTGAGACATTTCCTCATACACATGATGTCCTAACTGTTGTTTATCGTCCGGACGGAAAGCAATTAGCTTGCAGCACTTTAGATGGGCAAATCCATTTTTGGGATCCAATTGATGGACTGCTGATGTTTACCATTGAGGGCCGTAGAGATATTGCTGGAGGACGCTTGATGACTGACCGTAGGTCAGCTGCTAACTCCACTTCTGGAAAGTGCTTCACTAGCCTGTGTTATTCTGCAGATGGAAATTATATATTAGCTGGGGGAAGTAGTAAATACATTTGTATGTATGATGTGGCTGATCAG GTTTTGCTGCGAAGATTCCAAATCACCCATAATCTTTCGCTAGATGGAGTTCTTGACTTCTTGAATTCAAAGAATATGACAGATGCTGGTCCACTAAATTTAATAGATGATGATAATAGTGATACAGAGGAAGGTGTTGACAAACAAACACGAGGAAACCTAAGTTACAATTTACCAGGATCGATGCCTAACAATGGGAGGCCTGTTATTCAAACAAAGTGCTTAAGGATTGCACCTACTGGTCGGAGCTGGGCTGCAGCAACGACAGAAGGAGTTTTGGTTTACTCGATAGATGATTCCTTCATCTTTGATCCTACTGATCTAGACATTGATGTTACACCCGAG GCCGTTGATACAGCTCTAAGTGAAGATCATTTTGATAAAGCTTTAATTCTCAGCTTACGTTTAAATGAAGATGCGTTGATTAAAAGGTGCATAATATCTGTCTTTCCAGCAGATATACCAGCTGTTGTTTCCTCCATCCCAACAAGATATCTACAAAGGTTAATTGAGGCACTTGCGGAGCTTCTAGAGAAGTGCCCACATTTGGAATTTATTCTCCGTTGGTGTCAG GAGTTGTGTAAAGTCCATGGTAATTCCATTCAGCAAAATTCCAGAAATTTACTTCCTGCACTAAAATCATTACAGAAAGCTATTACAAGAACACGTCAAGATTTGGCGGAGACCTGTTCTTCCAATGAATATTTGCTTCGATATTTGTGCTCTTCAAGTTCATAG